The Methanosarcina acetivorans C2A genome includes the window CCCGACTCCGGGATCGATAACTCCAACATGTACGCTTTTAGCCGAGAAATACGGGACAAGGGAATAGAGAGCAAAAGCGCCTTCCCTGATTCCTGCCTGCCGGATGGAATGAGTGATATCAACTATCCGTACTTCGGGATTAATTCCAAGGATTACGGCCTTCATGGATGCAGGATACAGGTCTCCAAAATCAGTGGTAAGGGAAATTACGGACATGAATAATATTCGGCTTTTTTGCTATTTTACACTATGTAGAATTGAAAAATAAAATTAAGATGTTGGGGAGGATAAAGTCTAAAATCAAAAAAGATGGGAAAGCGTGGAGAAAGCATGAAAAACTGAAAATGAAAAATTAAACTCCGGCGGCTTCAGCGAGATCTCAACGCACAGGGTCCGGTTGCACATTTCCCACAGGCAAACTGATTAAGTTCGGGGAAAGCTTTTGAGTTTTCCCGGAGCTGCCTGTAGCACTTTTCTTTATCAAGACCTCTTATACTGAGAGCTCCGGCCGGACACCGGTCCACACAGACAAGGCATTTTTCTCCCTTTTTATAACGGCAGAACTCTTCGGTCGGACGCGGAGTAGGAGGAATTTCAGCCGAGATCAGAAGAGTCCCAAAGCGACCTGCACACCCGGCTTTCGTGATAAGCATCTGGTGGACCCCGAAAGTGCCCAGGCCCGCAGCATAAGCAGCGCTCTTGTGGGACCAGGCAACGTCAAAGCCCTTACTCGTATAATCAAAAACAACACCGGGCACAACTGCCTCTATACCTTCTTCTGCCAGCGCAGCCTTCAGTTTTTCGTTGATTTTCCCTATCAGATTATCGGTCTCACTCTTGGCCTGAATCCATTCCTTTATCGGATCTGGAGACCGCCAGTTCAGTTCCACAAGTTTTTTGTCAAACGGCAGGAAAAATGATACCACGGTTTTTGCCCCGGGAAAGACCTCTTTCGGATGCAAGTGGTGAGGACCTATGATTTCTTTCATTTCATCAAAAATAGGGTCGTCAGCTGAAGCATAGCCAACAAGAGGTTCACGATATCGGATTTCAGTGCCAGGATTTGCGGCTGCTTCTTTGATAATACTCTCGATCTTGTCTTTGAACTCCATACTGGTTTCTCCGATAAATTAACATTTTTACAAAGTATCAAATAGGTTTAAAATCATAGTAAAGTGAGGGGATTTGTAATGATAATAGGAACTACTGAAGTAATAATGGTCACTTTTGTGGTAATTTATATTATAATACTATTGCTGTTTTTGAAAATGGTATATAAATTGGGAAAAATTTACAACATTCAAAGCGAGCAATCGGAAAAAATTGACAGTATTCAAAGAGAAATAAACAGGTTTTCCAGAGGGAATTGAAATAGAAGCTTTGTGATTTTCTTATTTCGAATTGTTTTCTTCAAGTTTTCTATAATGATAATCTATTCTTTTCTTTTAAAGATTATATAAATTAAAGAAAAGCTGACAAAACCGGTATTTCAAGCAGGTATTACAAAAACTTTCTGTAAAACCTGACTGAAAGTTATATATGCATCCTGTTTTTGAGAACATGAGATGCCAGCGCGTACACCACCAGATTAAATATAACAAGAACTCCAAGCTCAGGATACAGGTCAGAGACCCCGGAATTATTCAACATGGCATCTTTTATGCCGTTAAGCACATAGGTGCTCGGTACGAGATATGAGGCATACCTTATCTCTCCAGATAAATCGGCCAGCAGGGCCGGTAAAATCAGGGGAGCCATGCAAATAGTGGAAAGCAGAGATGCCGAAGAATAATTTTCGGTATAGCTAGCAATCAGAAGCCCGAGGCCTGTGAACGCTGTAGAACCAAGGACTATGAAAAACAGGACCACAGGGAAGTTACCAGCGAATCCACCATTAATAAAAATTATAAGCAGAGATATGAATATTGTAAGGAATAAACCAAAAAAAGACTTGCCGTAAATCACATCTTTTACTGAGGCCGGGGATACAAGTATTGCATCAAGGGTTTTTTTCTCTTTCTCGATAGTCAGCGTGTTGGGCAAAACCATCATCCCAACAAATATTACCGTAAACATAACCCAGATTGGGACGTTAACCCGGGACTGCAAGTCCGAGGGGAGAGTATTTAAAGAAATATCTACCGGGTAATCCTGTCCTGCAAAATCCATAATTACATCTTTGTAAGTTTGTAAAAATACAACCGATTTTGCATCATAAGGGTTGACCGTAATATTAAGGGAAGGAGTGAAACTATTTTCAAGATCGATACTGAAGCCTTCCGGAACAAACACCATAGCCGCAACTTTTTCAGTGTAAAGCAATTCTTCGGCTTTATCGGCAGAACCCGTAATGATTATATCATAACTCCCTGTAGAGCTGAGATACTCAACAAAATCTGTGCTGGAACCTCCATCATACACCGCAATGGGGACTACGATGTTATCAGTCAGGGAGACTGTAGAGTTAAAAAGGATCGACAAAAAGACCGGAGTTAGTAATATTATCAATATGTTTTTGCTTTTAACCGAGGATATTAAGTCCTTTCTGAAAATAGCCAGAATAACATTAAGATTCATCAGTCAACCTCTCCCCGGTTAGTTTTATAAAAACGTCTTCAATTGTAGCCTCTTTTGAATGTACAAGGAATATTTGACTATCATCCGAGAGTTTTTTAAACATATCACTGCTTGCCTGCGTATTCAGCGGTGATTCGTAAATATCTCCTGTTACGGTCTCAATCCTGAGAACGTCTGCTCCATACTTCTTTTTCAGATTCCCAGGTGTATCCATAGCTATTATGGAGCCTTTATGTATGATAGCCAGACAATCACATAAAAAATCCGCTTCCTCCATGTTATGTGTTGTAAGGAGGATCGTTTTACCCCTATTTTTAAGATCAAGAATCATTTTCCTTATTTCCCTTGCCGAATGTGGGTCCAGCCCGCTCCCGGGTTCATCCAGAAACAAAATATCGGGATCGTTAATTAAGGCCCTGGCGATCATTATCTTCTGCCTCATCCCTTTTGAAAGAGCTTTTATTTTGTGTTTCTGGTACTCTTTCATACCCACAAGTCCCAGCACCTCATAAATTATTTCCTTTGGAACCCCATATAATTGACGGAAAAAATGAAGGTTTTCATAGACAGTCAAATCTTCATAAAGGTTCTGTGACTCAAAAACAACCCCTACTCTCTTTTTAATCTCTGCTGCATCTACCTCAGTGTTGAATCCACCAATATATACAGATCCTGAAGTAGGAGAAAACTGACAGGTAAGAATCTTAATGGTAGTGGATTTCCCTGCCCCGTTTGGGCCCAGAAGTCCGAATATGGTCCCTTTTTTGACACTGAAAGAAATATTTCTCACAGCTTCGAAATCACCATATTTTTTAGACAAATTTTCAACAACTATCGCCTTGTCCAGAGTATCACCGGCCGTCTTAAAGTGCTGGAAAAATTATACTTCCTTGGGTATCATTCGCAACCATTTTACCTTTCTGGCATCCTTTGCCTTTTTGTATTTCTTACTTTGTTTGACTTATTTGCCTTTTAGACTGTTACACTACAGGACATAATAGATGTTAAGAATATTAATTCGTTTCTTATTTATAATACATTGTAATACCATAAAAGAAGTTTTCAGCAACTGCCTTCAAGTTTCAATAAAAATTCCTTGATATCCAGCCCGCTTGCATAGCCGGTAAGTTTCCCGTTTGCCCCGATGACCCTGTGACAGGGCACGATTATTGCAATCGGATTCCGGTTATTTGCAAGCCCCACAGCCCGGGAAGCCTTCGGATTTCCAATGTTTTTTGCAATCTCCCCGTAAGTCCTGGTTTCCCCATAAGGGATTTCTTTCAGGGCATTCCAGACGGATTTCTGAAACTCCGTGCCTTCAGGAGCAAGTTTTACATCAAAGGATTTGAGTTCTCCTGCAAAATAAGCTTCAAGCTGCCTGGAAGCTTCCCTGAAAAACTCCTCATTTTCTACCCAGCTATCCGGAACTTCGATTTTCTTTTTGCCTTTCATGAAATTTACATATTTCAGCCCTTCTTCGTCTCCTGCAAGGAGTATGGGACCGATTGGGGATTCGAATATTGCGTAATACATAGTTTTCTCTCCCTGGTTTTTCCATTAATTTTCCTTATTTCCCGGGGTTTTGTATCTTTCGGCAAAAAATCTGGCGATTCTCTCCTACTTTTTAGCAGATGGTATTTATATATCAGATTAATGAAAAGTCCAAATTTTATGAGATTAGGATCGACAAACTCAATAAAAGATGCAACAACAAATATAACCTTTGGAACCTAACCTTTGGAACCAACTAATAATTATGAGCGTGCTTCAAATTCTGAAGGAACACGAAATTTTGATTAAAGAAAAAATCGGGGTCAAAAGGATATATAGGCATATTCGGGTCTTTTGCCAGAGGGGAAGAAAAAGCCGGAAGCGATATTGACGTTCTTGTAGAATTTGATGAAACAAAAATCACTTTTGATGATTACATGGATCTCAAATTCTATCTTGAAGACTTTTTCAAAAGGGAAGTTGACCTGGTTATCGAATCCTCGATCAAGCCCGGGATAAAAGACAATATCATGGGAGACGCAGTGTATGCCTGAAGATTTTACTGTTTTTATCGAAGACATTCTTGTTTCCATAAAAAGATTCAAACGTATGTAGAAAGCCTTTCGTTTGAAGAATTATCTCATGATGAAATGAGGATTGATGCCGTCCTGCGCAATCCGGAGATGATCGGGGAGGCTGCAGGTCGTATCCCCCTGATGTGAGGGAAAAATATCCAGACATTGAATGGAGAAAAATTGTAGGTTTGAGAAATGTTCTGATCCATTAATATTCAGGAGTGAATCTCAAAATAGTCTGGGATATTATAGAGAATAAGCTTAGTCCATTGAAAACTGCGCTTTTAAAAATGGATTTTTCCTGAACTGGCAAATGAATGAAAGTTCGCTGTCTTCAAAAAGTTGAATGCCTCTTGCCAATAGAAATTGGTTTGCCCGCTTAAGTCTACCGGAACAGACAGAGGTAAAAATAGCGGAAAGAAATTGGAAGGGGAGGACAGTTAAATGTCTCAGGTACCCTGGAGTTTTTAATTCATTGACCCTCCAATCTATAATCTCCGGTCGATCAATTTTCGATCGATCAATCCCCCAGAGGTGTATTCCAGAAGGAACCTGAATAGATGTTCAGGCTTTCTACGGCAGACTCAAATTTCGGCCTGTTTCTCTCCTTTTCCAGCTCCTCAAGCTGCCGGATCCTGAGCTCCATGACAGCCATAACTTCTTCAAAGATTTGTCTGTTAATCTCAATCCCGAAATATTTCTTGAGCTTTTCTTCGGGCGTCATTGTGGAACCTGCTGAAAGGTAGGCTATGTAGTTTTCATTAAAGGTCTCCGGATCCGCCCTGTACTGCTTGAAGAGAGAAAGGGTTATTGCTTTCGAAACTGCGTAGTTGAAGGTGTAGTAGTTATTTGTCAGGAAGATGTGGTGGATATAGATCCATTCCGCAGAATCTTCAGCATAGTATTCGATGGAGTCGCTCCTGTAGTCTTTATACAATTCGGTCCAGAGGGCGTTGAGTTCTGCTCCGCTGATAGTTCCGTTTTCATAGCCTTTTTCAGCACAGAGCCGATGGGCCTTATGTTCGAATTCCGTGATCATGGGCTGGAAGGAGAAATATTTCTACGAAAGATTTTGGGACCGAGTAATTGGAGAAATTTTTCACCAGTTGGGAGAGATGTTCTTGAAAAAACATGACTCAATGTTTTTTTGAATTGTTCTCGTATTTAGCATTAACAATTCATTTAATCACCACGTTTCATTTTATAACACCTAGTTATAATATTTAATTTTATAATAGAGAATAAATATTCAGATTTGAAGTAAGTATAAACCATACATATATCTTTTATGGCCAGATCATCGAACAATTCCTGAGAAAACATCGGGATTCCCCCACTTACAAAAAATATTCTCAAAAAAGCTCCAAAGAAATTCCGGGAAGAGAAAGATATAAGTAGTCAACATTTAGATGTTTACTTACATTCCTTCCATCAGGTGGAAGTTTTAACAAAACATCGAATGCAGTTCTGGTAAGAATGCGAAGGAGAATGAGGATATTGCGAGAAGTAAAGGAAAGAAATCAGACTCCTTCGGGACTTCGCAGAAGAAATGAAGCTTAATCATGGAACAGATACGGCAAAAGAGAGCCCTATCGAAGATTACTCATGTACAGTACACTTGAACTTATTTCATGTGAGTTTTTTGTACATTTCAACTTATTGTTTGAAGAGAACATCCCGGAAAAAGAATTCAGATCCCTGAAAGGGTAACGATAGAAACCGGAGAATTCGGAAAAATCCGGGAAATAGAGCGGTGAAAAAATGACAACCAGGAAAACACTTACAGCATTTATATTACTGGTTCTGCTGGTTCCGGTCCTTTTTGTATCGGGCTGTACCGAAGAACTCAGTGCGGAAGAAATAGCAGAACAGATGCAGGAAAAAGAAGATAGCATTCAGGATTATTCGTATACGATGCAAATGACTTCACACCTTGGAAATCAGACACAGGAAAGTGAGGTCCAGGTCCTGCAAAAGAAACCGAACAAATCAAAAACCATTTCAATAGAACCTGAAGAAGAAGCCGGCACCATTGTGGTTTCGGATGGAGAATTTATCTGGACCTATGACCCGAAAACAAATACGGTCATGAAAATGGAAATGCCGGAGACTCCGATATTGGGGGAAATAGATTACACCGAAATTATTGACGAATTCCTGAACGAAACGGATGTTTCCCTGCTTGGTGTGAAGGAAATCGACGGAAGGCCCGCATACCTGCTTGAGACCAGCCCGAAAGAGGAGGAAGAAGGATTCAAGCTTGCAGACGGGATGAAAATCTGGGTAGATAAAGAGACATGGATGCCTCTCAGGTATGAAATGTATGACAGCGATGGAGACCTGGTGATGGAAATCGAGCTCCGCAACCTGGAAATTAATACAGGCATCCCGGACTCCGAGTTTGTATTCGAAGTGCCGGAAGGGGCAACCGTAAAGACTGTGGACCTCGACTCGTTCGAACTTCCGGAAGAGATGACCCTTGAAGAAGCCAGAGAATCTGCGGGATTTGAAATCCTGGTCCCGGAATACATCCCCGAAGGGTATACCTTTAACTATTCGACGGTCTCCAACAACAGCTGGATAGCTCCTGAAGGGCAGGCCTTCGAGACTGTTTCCCTGACATACGAAAACGAGGAGGAAGATAGCATTTACCTTTCGGAAACCGTATATGAAAGCCAGGCCCCGGATGCTGCAATCATGGACTCTGCAGAAGACATTGACATTAACGGAAGAGACGGAAAATACCTTGTCTTCGGGGACATGAAGATCCTGAGCTGGGAGATAGGGGATATCGACCTGAGCCTTACCGCTTCCCTTGAGAAAGACGAAATGCTGAGAATTGCGGAGTCCGTACGGGAGAATACCTGAAAAACCCGTTAAATATCAGTTGAAACCGAAAAAGGTGAGGAATATGGCAACAAAGAAAATTCTATTCCTGCTGACCTTCATAATTCTGGTTCTTTTCGCATCGGGCTGTACCGGGGACCTCAGTGCGGAAGAAATAGCAGAACAGATGCAGGAAAAAGAAGCCAACATCCAGGATTACTCGTATACGATGCAAATGACTTCACACTTTGGAAATCAGACACAGGAAAGTGAGATCCAGTTCCTGCAAAAGAAACCAGATA containing:
- a CDS encoding M3 family metallopeptidase, whose product is MITEFEHKAHRLCAEKGYENGTISGAELNALWTELYKDYRSDSIEYYAEDSAEWIYIHHIFLTNNYYTFNYAVSKAITLSLFKQYRADPETFNENYIAYLSAGSTMTPEEKLKKYFGIEINRQIFEEVMAVMELRIRQLEELEKERNRPKFESAVESLNIYSGSFWNTPLGD
- a CDS encoding nucleotidyltransferase family protein, whose product is MFGSFARGEEKAGSDIDVLVEFDETKITFDDYMDLKFYLEDFFKREVDLVIESSIKPGIKDNIMGDAVYA
- a CDS encoding ABC transporter permease yields the protein MNLNVILAIFRKDLISSVKSKNILIILLTPVFLSILFNSTVSLTDNIVVPIAVYDGGSSTDFVEYLSSTGSYDIIITGSADKAEELLYTEKVAAMVFVPEGFSIDLENSFTPSLNITVNPYDAKSVVFLQTYKDVIMDFAGQDYPVDISLNTLPSDLQSRVNVPIWVMFTVIFVGMMVLPNTLTIEKEKKTLDAILVSPASVKDVIYGKSFFGLFLTIFISLLIIFINGGFAGNFPVVLFFIVLGSTAFTGLGLLIASYTENYSSASLLSTICMAPLILPALLADLSGEIRYASYLVPSTYVLNGIKDAMLNNSGVSDLYPELGVLVIFNLVVYALASHVLKNRMHI
- a CDS encoding outer membrane lipoprotein-sorting protein yields the protein MTTRKTLTAFILLVLLVPVLFVSGCTEELSAEEIAEQMQEKEDSIQDYSYTMQMTSHLGNQTQESEVQVLQKKPNKSKTISIEPEEEAGTIVVSDGEFIWTYDPKTNTVMKMEMPETPILGEIDYTEIIDEFLNETDVSLLGVKEIDGRPAYLLETSPKEEEEGFKLADGMKIWVDKETWMPLRYEMYDSDGDLVMEIELRNLEINTGIPDSEFVFEVPEGATVKTVDLDSFELPEEMTLEEARESAGFEILVPEYIPEGYTFNYSTVSNNSWIAPEGQAFETVSLTYENEEEDSIYLSETVYESQAPDAAIMDSAEDIDINGRDGKYLVFGDMKILSWEIGDIDLSLTASLEKDEMLRIAESVRENT
- a CDS encoding methylated-DNA--[protein]-cysteine S-methyltransferase, whose amino-acid sequence is MYYAIFESPIGPILLAGDEEGLKYVNFMKGKKKIEVPDSWVENEEFFREASRQLEAYFAGELKSFDVKLAPEGTEFQKSVWNALKEIPYGETRTYGEIAKNIGNPKASRAVGLANNRNPIAIIVPCHRVIGANGKLTGYASGLDIKEFLLKLEGSC
- a CDS encoding ABC transporter ATP-binding protein, yielding MRNISFSVKKGTIFGLLGPNGAGKSTTIKILTCQFSPTSGSVYIGGFNTEVDAAEIKKRVGVVFESQNLYEDLTVYENLHFFRQLYGVPKEIIYEVLGLVGMKEYQKHKIKALSKGMRQKIMIARALINDPDILFLDEPGSGLDPHSAREIRKMILDLKNRGKTILLTTHNMEEADFLCDCLAIIHKGSIIAMDTPGNLKKKYGADVLRIETVTGDIYESPLNTQASSDMFKKLSDDSQIFLVHSKEATIEDVFIKLTGERLTDES
- a CDS encoding epoxyqueuosine reductase, yielding MEFKDKIESIIKEAAANPGTEIRYREPLVGYASADDPIFDEMKEIIGPHHLHPKEVFPGAKTVVSFFLPFDKKLVELNWRSPDPIKEWIQAKSETDNLIGKINEKLKAALAEEGIEAVVPGVVFDYTSKGFDVAWSHKSAAYAAGLGTFGVHQMLITKAGCAGRFGTLLISAEIPPTPRPTEEFCRYKKGEKCLVCVDRCPAGALSIRGLDKEKCYRQLRENSKAFPELNQFACGKCATGPCALRSR